The sequence TTTTTGGAATGGAATGTAGCCGCCATGTAAAATCCCTGCTTATCCTAAGATCCCTCCAAAAAAAATCTGTAGTTTATCCCAATAAGCTGCAGTAGTAAGATAAACCTTGTCTTACTGTATCAGCCTCTGCTGTCGGAGCCAGAACCTAATCATTTAAAGCATCAATACTGAGCTGTAAAAAGCAGATTAACATTTGGCCAGAGAGTGTTGGAAAATAATCAATATgctctatgtgtgtgtgcggttgtttgtgtgtatctgtgtgtgataCATGGTGAAGCAATCACACTAACATGTCCTTCGCTACAATCTTGTGTCCAGCTAAGCGGTGGCGAGGAGTCTCCTCCGTCCGTCCTTACAGCTGCATAGAGGGACTCTCCACCCTCAGCTTCCCTGTCCTGCCTTACACTAAACCTGCTGCACTAACCGAGTCCCCAGGTAACATAAACATATTCTACACATGCATATCTGCTAACCTCAGAGAGTCACTCTAATAATCAATGCATTGATTAGTTAATTGACAGTGATGTGCTGAGTAACCATTTCATTTACAAAATattattaagctttttacatttattaccaCTTTGTAAAGACATACATGGGACCAAGAGGATGAGTCCTGATGAATTATGTGATCCTCAGATATTTTTCTTGTgtcaaaatgtatttttgtcCAACACTTTGTTTTACGAAGAAATACCTGTAAAACATTCATAAGAACTCCAAGTTACTTTGTGTATTAGAGCCAACGAGGAAATGTGAGCATGCTAACGTGCAAAACGAGGACGCTTCACAGGGTAAACATTCCCTGGTAAATGTTGTTGCCATGGTGAGCATGATAGCACGTTGGCCTGCTGATAATAGTGTTTAGTTCAAAACACTGCTGTGCTTCAATACAGCCTCAGATGTTCACTGGTATAGCTGTTGACTCGACTAGTTCTTGTTTATTTAACCAGGGTCATTTCAGTGCTGTGTTTTTAGGAATGCCCTTCTCCACATTCATACACTCACACATTGAAACTGCAGTACAACCAGAGTCTGATCTGATGGCCTCTGAACAGCGCTGCTTTTTGTATTCTCCTCACTCAGTTTTATCCTGCCAGTGTCGGGACTCAAGACAACTTCTTCAACCAAAGGCCACTGTTACCCTCTTTCCAAAGTTTAACAAAACAGCATAACAAAAAATCTAAAATGTTGACAAAACGTTCACATACATTCTCACATTTAAAGTCTATTCCTCTTTAGAGATAACAGTCTTTGAAGCTCAAATTCAAACCCACTTTTTCCTGTAACCTCATTTTtattgctacatttcaaatccaAAGTAATAAGAAAACATATCCAAAGTAATTTGTTGCGTCCAAAATACTTATGAAGCTCACTGCATGAAGCTAGTCTAGATGTAGATTCTTAAACAACCTGTTACTTGCAGTTTACAAACAGATTACAGCCGATTCCAGGCAGGAGATTATCTGCTCATGTACTCGGACAGATTGAAGCAACCACCAGATAAAAAAAACCTCATCCATATTTGATATAATGGCAGAAGTCAGTGGGTTCAGGttaaccctctgagacccacATAGGACATTTACGTTTTTGTAAATGTTTGTGTTTTGCCTCATAAATTGTCATTTCTTTACAGTATAATAAAGTTGTACACATCCCAGAAATCAGCACAACTTCAGCTAATGATATGTGTCACTCATTAGAGACTTGTATACACTATAATTGGGGATATTTGCCcatacatgttttgtttttttaaacggaGCTTGAATTTTTTACTTATTTCATTCAAAAGCTAACCATAACATTGAAAGAAAAATTCAACGCAGACATTTGCACACATTTATTATCATTGTATCAGAACTGATTAGAAGATTCTAACTTATTATGTTCATTAGCTATGCCCATTCTTTTGGGCAGCATCCATGGGCGTGTTTTTGCCAGGAATTCTCATTTTTTGTCAAGACTACACATGATACATGGCATGCTGAGCAGATTCGTCTGAATTTTCATCGACATCGGCACCTTGAAAAATCAGCTCCAAAGCCTCAGCTGTAGTAAACTTCCTTgccatacctcagtctacttttaagacactaaaataacgtgttccaacttttattttgttttcgcgcgtggaattataccggctctcgtttcaatacacataacaacggaactgactctgaatcagactccgattggctttgactgcatccactcagagtgtccgattcagaaacgtgacccAGAATCAAGGTGAAACTATCAGCATCTTTTAAAACTTTACGCACATCCGTTTCACCGAAATAAGTAAACGCCTCTCAATGAAAATCTGAATAGAGTTGTTTATTGCCATTTCTGTAGTTTAAGAGGAAACTCTGGCTCAAACAGCTGATGAGTTATGACTTATGACGCTTTGAACACAACGTGATATTTGGGATCGTATACGGCCCCgtgggtctcagagggttaaGCTTTGATTTGCATGTTAATGTCGGTGATTGAatcttctctctctttttctgtgTGTTTCCTAGTTCCATCATCTGCTCAGTCTTTACTCCAGTCGACTCTACCTTTCAGGGCCAGCTGCAACCTCAGTGACAGAGCGCCCACCTTCCTATCAAACTCCAATCTCCACAGTAAGACCTCACTGACAACATATCTCCTCCGCTCTGTCAGTCATATCTGCAGTTTCACCTAATGTGATTCAACACCCATCTGGAATGATTATCAACACCTTAACGTCACATTTGATATGGAACAGTCTGTATCACGTGTATTTGATCAAAAACCAATCGAGTGAATTATCCTGGTGTATTTTTAGACGTGGGTCGCAGGCATGCAGCGATCAGCCCACAGTCTTCCGTGGACAGTGAGGTGGGGGTGTCAGAGCTGGAGGACGACTCCATCTCTATGAGCTACAAACTGCAGGACATGACAGATGTGGAGGTCATGGCACGACTTCAGGAGGAGAGTGAGTGGACCATAAAAATGTCATGCAAAGAGATATCCTTCATGAAAACTGCAAGAATTGCGGGTGATAATAGAGTGCAGCAGGACTAAAACCCAGACATTATCTACTCTTCAGATTCCTTTTTCTGAAATCGATTGGATTATATTTATGGGTTTCTGGTTATATGTTTGACATAAGGTCTGTATTTACGCTTGAGAGatatgaattttttttttttaacaaaatacaataaatgagtaaataccccacttttTAAAAAGCTTTCACTTGTCCAAAAAAGATGGTCGCTAACGAGTGGCTAAATAAGATTTAAGTGATTATTTTTAGCTTTTGACTAACAGAAACTTTTGTTGCGACCaatcttattttctgcaaagATTCAGTGGAAAAATCCCAGGCCTTTAGGTCGGACTACAGAAATATGCAGCTCTCTTTCGGTTGCatgcaaataaacagtaagtgCCCACCCTATAAACACTGAGGTCTGATCTTCTGAAGAGATTGAGATAGATCACCATCTTACATTACTCGTGTATGGCTGAGACTAAGATTAATGTTTGACCTTTGAACAGTTAAAATTGAGTTGACAGTGTCACAAATCTTGATGTATGTTAAATTATGCAGGAGATTTCAGAAGAAACGTATCAGTCTGGTCTACATAAACATGACCGGAATAATAGATGAAGGGCGCCTTATGGAGAACAATGTATCATATACTATATGAGgttcaggtgtgtgtttttccacagataaaagcattgatcTGTCTCCCTGTAGGTCTCCGACAGGACTACGCCTCTACCTCACACCCCCCCACAGCCAGCCGTCGCAACTCTGGCTTCACCTTACACACCCTCAGGCGCAGTGAGATGgatctggaggaggaggaagaggacgacgaggacgaaGGATACGACCTGCTCCCTCCTCCCCAGCCTCGACTGTTCCGCACAGGGTCTATGCAGCGGGGCGGCCTGCCCCACTCTCACACCTTCTCCAGTATCAGAGACTGCAAACGCAGCTCAAACACACCTCAGTTTTCACTCAGCGGACTCTCACAATACCTTGGACCCTCCAGCCTGACCACAGAAAACCACACATTATACAGGAATAGCACAGGTGAGTGTTTCATGAATTTGTTGAGCACTTGATATGAGATCACTAAATATCCTTAATGTCCCCTTTTTTTCTTAACACAATAACCCACATCCAAGATGCCCCATAGTTCTTACCACACCATTTCTGTGCCAAGAAAGATTTAGAGAGTTCTCTTGATGACAGGATTTAGTGTGTCAGTGTACTTGCGACTGACGTATGAAACAGATTTGATTGTTATGTTGAAGAGCTTAGAGATTAATGGAATAGCGAATTTTGAGAAGTTTGATACCACTCTCATCAATGTGCACTGTCAGCAGCAGCTTGGTGGTGCTTAGCATAAAGGCTGGCTAAACAGTTAGCTTTTCTCTTTCCAATGGTAACAAATCCAGGCTGGGTCTAGATGGTAAGCCTTGGTTCTAGGAAAATCTCTCGTAGTTGGGCAACGATTACCGCAATAGTTTTTGCAAATCAAGGTTTACCATTTGGACCCAACTCTAAATCTGCCTCTAAAGCTCACTAACGAACACATTATATCTTATTCACATCAAAACAAAAGTTGTTAAAATGACAAAATGCACATGGGTGTTATGTTGAGAACTTTTTCTTGGCCAGAAGCAGTGACTTTATTTCCTCAAACTCTGAAAGTATTCCTTTGTTAGAATGATAGAAACATTTGTGCTGAGCTTCATATTGAGTCTACAACTTCGATACCTGATGTGGTTTGTTAATATGGTTGCATAGACAAGCTACGGAGAAGCATGCCCAACCTGCTCCGATCTCCCAGCATGCCCAGTGTTCCCAGCAGTCCATGCCTGGCTTCCCCTCTCAACCCACCCTCCCACGGCCCCTCCTCCCTGCCAATGATATCCTCCCTCCGGAGCAGCCAGAGCTTTGACTCGTCAAGTGGGCTTGCTCGACTCCAGTCCTCCAGTAAGGATATTTTCTTCAAGTCCATGAATAAATCAGCGCTGTGGCTCATTTTTATTCATGAGTGAATGTTGAGCGCATTGGCAATTTCACATGCAGTAATTGCATTTCTGTCACTGATGTATTTATCTAACGGTTCACTCGCTGTGTTTCAGTTCCCTCCCCAGGCCAGCTCACCCAGCGAGTCCAGAGCGTGGGGAACTTTCCAACCACTCCCCGAAACCCTGTAAAAGCCACGGCTTACGTAAGCCCCACGGTGCAGCAGTGCCCCCCCACCAGCTCCCTGCCCACCTCCACCAGTCTGCACTCCATCCCCAGCTGCACCGCGCTGCCTCAGCTCCTCAAACACAGCAGCAGTTTCGTACAACAACCTTTAAAAGCCAGCAGCAACCAGCCAGCTGTTATTCGCAGCTCCCTTCCTCGCCCAGCCTCCTTTGTAGGAGCAAGTGGAGTTCCACGCGCAAGCAAAATCACGCAACCCACGCGCAGGTAAGGCCAGATATAGAAAGAAAATTCCGTTTGATGTGATTGTTTCCATTTGTCTGAAGAATACTGTCTCATGAATGTGAATCATTGAGTCTGTGCACGTCTCCTGTAGGAAATGGCTTTTCCCTCCGTCCTGCATTATCATACAGAATAATAACCTGGTTTTGGGTCATCCTCACACTGCTCCACTCCCCACTCTCTCTCCTTGCATTTCACATGCATTAGTTCCCTGTTGTTGGCAGTGTTGCTGTGGCTACTACGAGATACAGTATGTTGCTGTTCAAGTGTGCTGTCTGTAGTGTAAAACGTTATAAATCCTGCCATTAGCGTGGATAAGCTGTGTACATGTAAAAACAATGTGGATGAGCTAAAGCACGGCATGGCAAAGTGGTGctgttctttataaatgcaatgtTCACATCCTGCTTCTGTCCTTAGTTGGCAAGCTCCGTCTGGCTCAACAATTTGTAAACTGTTTGCTCTgtcctttctttttttatagCATAAATGAAACGATAATAGAACGTTTTCAGAATCTGCCCTTCTGGTTTACAGAATAGGAGTTAACAGGGCAAATGTCAGGCAAAGGCTGTGATGTGTGATAATAGTCAAATAATGAATGAACTGTCAGAAGTTTGGTCCCTAGGATTTTTAGACTGCAGTAACGTTAATGGTCCAAAATGTTGTAAACGTGCACATTTTTCATCCAAAAACCTGCCAATGTTCTTTCAGCAGGACCCCAAACTCCCCCTCCTCCCATTCCCCAAGGGTTGCAATTCATATAAGCCCTCTAAAAACCCAGAGAGAAACCTGAGAATTtgtatttgacaattttaagtaaCTATCAAATACAAAAAGTTGTTTAAATGAAGTACTCTTTAAACATTTACACTGTTTGTCCTGAAGGAGGTGCTATAGGTAAAGGTCAAACTTTCACAGCCCAGCtaaatcagtctgtttatgaTACTTAAGTGGTTATTGCTTTTTAGTGTATTAAAGTATTTAATCTAGATGTTTATTTCTGTCCACAGTATGCTGACTCCTCCAAAGAGCGTGGCTGCCCTGAGTGCCCTGAGGGACAGCAGCTGGAAAGACGGCTGCTACTGAACTGAATAAACTGAAGTTCAAGAGGTTCAAGAGGTGCACAGGATAACGCTGCGTGGGACCCCAATGATTTAAGAGGATGCCCTTAAGAGGGCCCCGGTCTTGGGCTGTGACCCAAGAGAGAGTGACTGTTAACATTTCTAAAGGGCTCTACTCCTCACTGAAGGACGGAGTAGAGACTGTACGGGTCCAGCAGGCTGGATCTCTACATTACTACCTGCTGTAACACAGGCTGACACGACAAAACAACCTGGCAATATTCTGATACTCTGTTGTTAAATGTGAACTGAATCTTATTTGATATGTGTTTTTTGATTTGTCATTGTGGATAATTAAGGCTTTCATACAAGA is a genomic window of Pseudochaenichthys georgianus chromosome 21, fPseGeo1.2, whole genome shotgun sequence containing:
- the slain1a gene encoding SLAIN motif-containing protein 1a isoform X3, translating into MSYKLQDMTDVEVMARLQEESLRQDYASTSHPPTASRRNSGFTLHTLRRSEMDLEEEEEDDEDEGYDLLPPPQPRLFRTGSMQRGGLPHSHTFSSIRDCKRSSNTPQFSLSGLSQYLGPSSLTTENHTLYRNSTDKLRRSMPNLLRSPSMPSVPSSPCLASPLNPPSHGPSSLPMISSLRSSQSFDSSSGLARLQSSIPSPGQLTQRVQSVGNFPTTPRNPVKATAYVSPTVQQCPPTSSLPTSTSLHSIPSCTALPQLLKHSSSFVQQPLKASSNQPAVIRSSLPRPASFVGASGVPRASKITQPTRSMLTPPKSVAALSALRDSSWKDGCY
- the slain1a gene encoding SLAIN motif-containing protein 1a isoform X2, with the protein product MEAEVLNPQMMADVNGNNKISNAELEVVKLQELVRKLEKQNEQLRTRANAVNNCSIGPHLQTSLSCLHGGTACSSDNLSCKYGIPSPTQSHPCALGSPEEPIAYFQPSSVSPDAAEEDSLAPGATVLDEVDILDLNTVLPIGEPESWLYVIPKSRLQGESVLSPLQWCRQVLDHLGPEVQLAKMTLLHRLDQVPSSAQSLLQSTLPFRASCNLSDRAPTFLSNSNLHNVGRRHAAISPQSSVDSEVGVSELEDDSISMSYKLQDMTDVEVMARLQEESLRQDYASTSHPPTASRRNSGFTLHTLRRSEMDLEEEEEDDEDEGYDLLPPPQPRLFRTGSMQRGGLPHSHTFSSIRDCKRSSNTPQFSLSGLSQYLGPSSLTTENHTLYRNSTDKLRRSMPNLLRSPSMPSVPSSPCLASPLNPPSHGPSSLPMISSLRSSQSFDSSSGLARLQSSIPSPGQLTQRVQSVGNFPTTPRNPVKATAYVSPTVQQCPPTSSLPTSTSLHSIPSCTALPQLLKHSSSFVQQPLKASSNQPAVIRSSLPRPASFVGASGVPRASKITQPTRSMLTPPKSVAALSALRDSSWKDGCY
- the slain1a gene encoding SLAIN motif-containing protein 1a isoform X1, translating into MEAEVLNPQMMADVNGNNKISNAELEVVKLQELVRKLEKQNEQLRTRANAVNNCSIGPHLQTSLSCLHGGTACSSDNLSCKYGIPSPTQSHPCALGSPEEPIAYFQPSSVSPDAAEEDSLAPGATVLDEVDILDLNTVLPIGEPESWLYVIPKSRLQGESVLSPLQWCRQVLDHLGPEVQLAKMTLLHRLDQAKRWRGVSSVRPYSCIEGLSTLSFPVLPYTKPAALTESPVPSSAQSLLQSTLPFRASCNLSDRAPTFLSNSNLHNVGRRHAAISPQSSVDSEVGVSELEDDSISMSYKLQDMTDVEVMARLQEESLRQDYASTSHPPTASRRNSGFTLHTLRRSEMDLEEEEEDDEDEGYDLLPPPQPRLFRTGSMQRGGLPHSHTFSSIRDCKRSSNTPQFSLSGLSQYLGPSSLTTENHTLYRNSTDKLRRSMPNLLRSPSMPSVPSSPCLASPLNPPSHGPSSLPMISSLRSSQSFDSSSGLARLQSSIPSPGQLTQRVQSVGNFPTTPRNPVKATAYVSPTVQQCPPTSSLPTSTSLHSIPSCTALPQLLKHSSSFVQQPLKASSNQPAVIRSSLPRPASFVGASGVPRASKITQPTRSMLTPPKSVAALSALRDSSWKDGCY